Below is a window of Pseudodesulfovibrio sp. 5S69 DNA.
GGCGTAGCCGCCCGCGTAGCCCGCCGCCCCGGCCACCAGGCCGATGAGCACGGCCTCGAGGCAGAAGATGGCGAAGACCCCGCCCCGGCTGAAGCCCAGCGAACGCATGAGTCCGATCTCCTTGATGCGCTCGTTGACCGAGGCCAGCATGGTCACGCCGACCATGCAGCAGGCAATGAACAGGATGACCAGGGAGACAGTCAGGATGAGCCGCTTGACGAAATCCACCGAGTACATGCGCTGCTTGACGATGGACTGGAGGGCCTGGATGTCCGTGCCCGGCAGGACGGTGCGCAACTGGCCCACGATCTCGTCGATGGGGCAGCCCGAGCACAGGGCGGCCACCTCCACGAAGCTGACCCGGCCCGGCTTGCCGAAGTGCGCCTGGGCGAAATCCATGCCCGCGAACAGGACCGAGTCGTCGTCCGAGCCCGTGGGCTTGAGCACTCCGGCCACGCGCACGGGCGTGCCGTTCAGGGTCAGTTCGGAGCCGGGCCTGAGTCCGAGCGACGCCGCCGCCTTGGCCCCGGCGAGCACGCCGTTGTCCGTGGCCGGGTAGGCCCCGTCCACGGCCCAGTAGCCCTTGAGGACCTTCTCGCGGTCGAAGCGCACGCCGACCACGCCCACGGCGGTATTTCCGGCCTTGGCCATGGCCACCAGCTTGGGCGCGACCACGGCGATGCGCTCCTTGAGCCCGATGTGGGCGACCTTGTCGGCCACCTCGGCCTCGTTCAGGTCGTGCACGCCAAGCGCCATGTCGCCCAGGGCGAAGCCCCCGTAGCTGACGGTCAGCTTCTCGCTCCTGGGCATGATCAGGATGTTCGCGCCGAAGGCCGTGAGCTTCTTTTCCAGGGAGCCGCCCACTGCACGGGACACGTAGTTGAGCGAGACGATGGAGGTCACCCCGAGGGTGAAGACCAGCAGCAGGAGCAGGGTCTTGACCCATTTCCTGCGGGTGTTCCGCAGGGGAATGGTCAGGATGTTCATGCTAGAAGTACCCCGCCCCGGCAGCCAGATCGCCGACCTTGATGGTCACGTTCCGCGCGTCGTTTTCGCGGGCCAGGGGCGAGGGATTGCAGCCGCCCTTGACCTCGTTGATGCGCGCGGAGTGAAAGCGCTGGCCGCAGTTGTTGCAGACCATGAACTCGCCGTCCTGGCTGTAGCCCTTCTTTTCCCCGAAGCAGACGTCGCAGGCGTCGAAGGCCGCCCGGATGATCCCGTCGTTGCTCTTCATGACAAAGAACTTCACGGCCTTGCCGCCCGCGTCGTAACTGTAGAAATGCGCGTCCCCGTCGGATACCTCGCTCACCGGTATGACGACTACCCCGTTCTCGGCCGTGACCGAATCATTCCCCCCGAACCCCCAAAAGGCGTGGGCCGACCCCGCCAGGACCAGCACGAACACCGCCGCGACAACCATGGATTGAATCCCTTTCATGGTTTCCTCCCGAAAATAATTCCAGACTTCTGTGGTATGAAAATAGTGCGGGCCTCTCCCGCAAGCAATGGACAAAGCCCGTACACATGCAATCCGCGCACCACCCGCGAACGCGAATCTTCCCCGCCGCTTACCGGTTCAGCCTCGGCGAAACACGGTGCACGGCCATACGCACTTGCACAAAACATGTGCAACAAACCGCACATGTCAACCAAAAACACCCGCGCCGGCGGGTGTCCCAACAGTCACTGCAAAGCGCCCCACTGGAGCGATCCGGGTGGCAACGCCACCCGACAGGGGCTCTCCCCGCACAGCAACTGTGCAAGCGCCCTCTTTTCTCAAACAGCACTCCCGCGCTCGCACAAGGCTTGGGAGAGTGGGTCAGCCGTGCATTTTCTTCCGGCGGGCTTTCACCGCAGTGCAGCCTTCTGCATGAGGATGAAAGCCCACCGGAAAAAATGTGCGGATGGCCCGCTATCGCAAGCCGCCTCCCGCGTCCCCTACTTTCCGAACGGGCATTTGGGGAAGGAGCAGGTCTTGCAGTTCATGCAGAACCCGCCCTCGCCCAGACGGGCGAGGTCCTTGCGGCGCAGTTCCTGTCCGGCCAGGATGCGCGGCAGGACCACGTCGAAGGCCGTGGTCTTGTAGAACAGGGCGCAGGCCGGGACGCCGATGATGGCGGCGCTGCCGAGCTTGCCCACAAGGGTCATGGTGCCGGGGAGCATGGGCACCCCGTAGAGATCGCCGTGCAGTCCGGCGTCCACCAGCGCGGCGCGGGTGACGTCGTCCGGGTCCACGGACATGCCCGCCGTGGTGACGATCAATTCGCAGCCGCTGTCGAGCATGGCCTTGGCCGCCTTGGTGATGGCCTCGCGTTCGTCGGGCACGATGTCGGTCATGTGCACGGTGCAGCCGAGCTTGATGACCTTGGACGAGATGATCGGGATGAACTTGTCTTCGATGAGCCCCTGGAAGACCTCGGTGCCGGTGACCAGGATGCCCACCTTGGCGGGCTTGAGCGGCAGCACGGACAGGACCGGGCCTTCGCCCAGCGCAGTCAGGGCACGGCTGAACCGGTCGCGGGAGATGTACAGGGGGATGGCCCGCGCCCCGGCCACGCCCTTGCCCTCGGGCATGAGCGAACCGTCGTGGCGGGTGGCCAGCATGACGTCCGGGGAGAGGTTGAACCGCGAGAGCGCGTCCAGGTCGATGGACAGCATGCCCGGATATTCGGCGAAGAAGTTGATCTTGCCCTCTTCCGGGTCGGGATCGTAGGTGATGCCCGGCCCGGCGATGCGCCCGGCGAAGGCCTTGACCGCGGCGTTCTCGTGGACCCACTCGTCACCGGGCACGGCCTCGCCGTCGTAGACGTTGAACTTGCCGATGCGCTGCAACCGGCAGACGTCGCCGATGCCGAGCACGTCGCCCGCCTTGGTGATCGGGCCCTTGGACTCGCCGGGCTCGATGCCGGTCATGTCGTGGACCACCTGTTTGCCCACGGCCTGTTCCACGGGCACGACCTTAAGGTCCGGCGCGTCGTCGGTACACAGCGCGCCCTCCATGGACTCGTACGGGTCCTCGCCCTGGCAGCCGCGGCAGATGGAGCCGTCCGAGCCGGGGTACGCCTCGCCGCAGACCGGGCAGACATCGATGGAGGTCATGTGGCCGTGGCCGAGGTACTTCCTGGATACGGTCACGGGCCGGATGGAGCAGATGGTGTCCCCGGCCTCCTCGATCTCCTTGAAGAGCTGGTCCGTATCCTGCTCGGCCTTGGGCTTTTCCTTCATGAACCAGGCGCGGATCTCGGGCCACTTGGAGAGCTTCTCCTGGTCGACGGCCACGCGGAAACCTTCGCCGGTGAACTTGTCGTACAGGGACACGGCGTAGCGCCCCAGCAGCTTGACCTTCATCCAGTTGTTGCCCGTGGAGCACAGGGTCAGGAGCTGGACCGCATCGGGCAGACACTTGCCGGACTCGACCAGGGCCTCGAACAAGGTGCCCTCGGGCAGCCGGGCCTTGGCCGCCTCCACCATGTACCCGCCTATGAGCAGACCCGGCGCGGGATAGCCGTGAAATTCCTTGGCCTTCTGTTTGAATTCCTCAAACGTATACTGTCCGATGTTCATGATTGCCTCGCAGTTCTATAGAATACCCGGCGTTGCCGCCGCCGTGTTTCCGCACATTGCCGCTGAAAAAGGGAAACGCACTATGCCACGCGGGTGGCATTGGTGCAACAGGGGTCCACCTTGCGCGTTTCCGCACAACATTTGAACGGACATGGGAGACGTCGAGCCCGCACCGGGACGGCAATTCTTGATCGCCGAACGCCGGGCGGCAGGGGCTAAAAAAGCGAGGCGGACCGGCCCCGCGGCACAAAAAAGGGGCCGCCCCGTTTCCGGGGCGGCCCTGTTTCAGCCTTGATGCCTAGCGAGGTGACGTTACGTGGCCAGGCTGTGTGCCGGTTTTAGGCCTCGGCAGCGGCTTCTTCGCCGGTGCAGGTGCAGCCGTCCTCGGAGGAACAGCCGCAGGCCAACCTCTGGGAGTGGCCCACTTCCTCTTTGACTTCCGTGGCTATCTTGAACAGCACGGTCACGATCAGAGCGCCGATGGAGTAGATCATCATCGAGACCAGCAGTTCCTTGCCGGTCGGCCAGTACGGCGTGATGGTGTCGAACGGCGTGGGGTTGAAGCCGCCGATCAGGAGACCGAGGCCCTTGTCCAGCCAGGTGGCGATGATCAGCAAGACCAGGGTCCAGGGCAGCAGTTTGAGGTTGTTGCGGAACCGCGGGGTCACCAGCAGAGTGATGGAGATCGCCGCGAACACGATGAACGTCCACATCAGGGTCACCAGGCCCGTACTCGCGTGCGCGAAGAGGTACAGGAGCGGATGCATGTGGCCGGGGATGTTGGAGTAGAAGGCCGTGAACACTTCCAGCAGGAAGAAGAACATGTTGATGCACATGGCGTACATGACGATCTTGACCAGCGTGGAAAGGGCGTTCTTGGGCATCTTGAAGGTCGTGACCTTCTCGGTGACCAGCAGCACCAGGATCAGGATGGCCGGTCCGGCGCAGAACGCGGAGGCCAGGAAGCGGGCGGCCAGGATGGCGGTCAGCCAGTAGTGGCGGCCGGGCAGGCCCTGGTACAGGAACGCCGTCACGGTGTGGATGGAGAAGGCCCAGATGATGGACGTGTAGATGAACGGCTTCACCCACTTGGGATGCGGCAGATGCTGGCGGTCGGCCTGCAGGCAGGTCCAGCCGCAGAGCAGGTTCAGGAACAGGTAGCCGTTGATGACGATCATGTCCCAGAACAGGATGGAGTTCGGGGTCGGGTGGAAGATCATGTTCATCATGCGCTGCGGCTGCCCGATGTCGACGATGACGAAGAGCAGGCACATTACGCAGGCCGCGATGGCCATGAACTCGCCGAAGATGACCATGTGCTTGTTGGTCTTGTAGGAGTGGAAGTAGTTGGGCAGCACGATCATGACGCCCGAAGCGGCCAGGCCGACCAGGTAGGTCAGCTGGGAGATGTAGAATCCCCAGGACACGTCGCGGCCCATGCCGGTGGTCTTCAGGCCGACCATGAGCTGGTTGACGTAGGCCGCGAAGCCTATGGCAATGAGAACCAGGAGGAACGCAATCCAGCCGTAGTATCTCTTGGAGCCTTTCAGAGCTAATTCAAGCATTCCGATTCCTCCTAAATGATGTAGTAAACACTGGGCTCAGTGCCTGCCGAGGGTTTACGACGAATGGTGAACTTCTCGCGAAGCACCTTGCGGACTTCGGAATCCGGGTCCATCAGGTCGCCGAAGTGCATGGCCCCTTCGGAGGCCTCCACGCAGACAGGCAGCTTGCCCACGGCCAGGCGCTCGACGCAGAAGTTGCACTTCTCGACGACGCCGCGCATGCGGGTGGGGAACTCGGGGTTGAGGTTGCCCAGGTCCAGGCCCAGCCGGGGGTCGCCCCAGTTGAACGAACGGGAGCCGTAGGGACAACCGGCCATGCAGTAGCGGCAGCCGATGCAGCGGTGATAGTCCATGGCCACGATGCCGTCCGGGCGCTGGAAGGTCGCCTTGGTCGGGCAGACGCGCACACACGGGGGGTTCTGGCAGTGGTTGCACAGCAGCGGGAAGACGCGCTCGTGGACCTCTTCGGCCATGTGCGGGTTTTCCTGCTCCGGGAAGGTGTGCGGATAGGTGTCGTGCCACAGCCACTTCACTTCCTGCTTGCCCTCGATGTGGGGCACGTTGTGGTCGTGGTGGCAGGCGGCGGCCAGCTTGTTGATGGCTTCGGCCGTGTTCAGCTTGGTGGTGTCGATGACCATGGCCCAATGCTTGGCGTGGATGGCCGTGGCATTGACCTTGACCGGCTCGTGCCCCTCCGCGGCCAGCCCCTTCCTGGGGGCCAGGGCCAGTCCGGCGGCGGCGATGCCGGCAAGCTTGATGAAGGTTCTTCTGCTGTTCTTCATTATTTCAAACCCTCCGGCTGAATGTGGCAATCCCAGCAATAGGGAGAGACACCCGCGTCGTTGTGACACTTGTCGCAGAAGTCGGCCTTGCTGGTGTGGCACTTCAGGCAGGTATTCTGCAGGGAGATGGTGAACTCTTTGCCCTTGTGGTTGATGTAGGTCCTTTTGCCGTCACGCAGGGCCCAGTCGCGCCACTCGTTCAGAAGCTGCATGTGGTTGGTGCGCATGTACTCGGTGGATTCGATGCACTCCTTCTCGTTCTTGGGCAGCTTGAGCTCGGGCTCCTTGTACTGCTTGGTCATGGTGCCGAGCGCAAAGGGTGCGGTCAGCATCGCGAAGAAGATGACCAGCCCGGCGACGATCGCAAATCCGTTGTACATTTTCATTTATGCATCCTCCTTGGTCGGGGGCGTCCAGTCGTCGTCTTCGTCCTCGAAACCGGGGAGGGGTTCCTGGCGCATGTCCATGGTGCGGACCTCGCCCTCTTCGAGGACCAAGGCGTTGGCGACCAGCTCGTGGGTGCCGGAGATGGTCACGCCGGGTGCCCAGTAATCGGCCAGCGGGATCAGGGTCGCGCGGTCGATGGCGCAGATGCAGGCCATCAGGTTCACGCCGTGCTGTTCCTGCACGTAGCGCAGGGCGTTGCCGCGGGGCAGGCCGCCGCGCAGGCGGATTTCCATGATCTCGTCGGTGTTCAGGCCGGAGCCGCCCGCACAGCAGAAGGTCTGCTCGCGGATGGTCGCCGGGGGCATCTCGAAGAAGTTGTTGCACACGTGCTTGAGCACGTAGCGCGGTTCTTCCAGCAGGCCCATGCCGCGCGCCGGGTTGCAGGAGTCATGGAAGGTGACCCGCAGATGGTCGTTGCGGCTGGGGTCCAGCTTCAGCTTGTTGTGCTTGATGAGGTCGGCGGTGAACTCCGTGATGTGGAGCATCTTGGTCGCCGCGGCGGTGTCGAACACGGTGCCGGTGACGGGCGATTTCGGGGTGGTCATGCCGGACCACTGGGTGTCGCCGGTCATGGTGTCCATGTACTGGTGCACGACGCGCCACATGTGCCCGCACTCGCCGCCCAGAATCCACTTGCAGCCCAGGCGCTCGGCCTCGGCGTACATCTTGGCGTTGAGCTTCTTCATGACCTCGTTGTTGGTGAACGAGCCGAAGTTGCCGCCCTCGGATGCATAGGTCGACATGGTGTAGTCCAGGTCGAGGTAATCGAACAGGAGCAGGTAGCCCATGAAGGTGTAGATGCCGGGGTCGGCAAAGACGTCGCCGGACGGGGTGATGAACAGGATCTCGTGACCCTTCTCGTTCAGCGGGGCCTTGACCCGGCGGCCGGTGACCTCTTCGATGTCGTCGACCATGAAGTCGACGATGTCCTTGAAGGCGTGCGGCTGGATGCCGAGGTGGTTGCCGGTGATGTTGCAGTTGGAGACCGGCTCCATGATCCAGTTGGTGTTCAGGCCGACCAGGTGCATGAGCTCCCTGGCCATCATGGTCATCTCCGCGGTGTCGATGCCGTAGGGGCAGAACAGGGAACAGCGGCGGCACTGGGTGCACTGGTAGAAGTAGATGAACCACTCTTTCAGGACATCCTCTTCCATGACCCGGGAACCGGTGAACTTGGACAGGATCTTGCCGGCCACGGTGAACTCGCCGCGGTAGACCGAGCGCATCAGCTCGGCGCGGAGCACGGGCATGTTCTTGGGATCGCCGGAGCCGATGAAGTAGTGGCACTTGTCGGCGCAGGCGCCGCAGCGCACGCAGATGTCCATGAACAACTGCAGGGAGCGGAACTTCTTGAGCCGCTCGCGGAAGCCGTTGACCACGGTCTCCTTCCAGTTGGCGGGCAGCTTCCAGTCCGCGTCGGAGGGCAGCCACTTACGGGGCTCGCCCCACAGGCCGGGCAGCTTC
It encodes the following:
- the dsrO gene encoding sulfate reduction electron transfer complex DsrMKJOP subunit DsrO; the encoded protein is MKNSRRTFIKLAGIAAAGLALAPRKGLAAEGHEPVKVNATAIHAKHWAMVIDTTKLNTAEAINKLAAACHHDHNVPHIEGKQEVKWLWHDTYPHTFPEQENPHMAEEVHERVFPLLCNHCQNPPCVRVCPTKATFQRPDGIVAMDYHRCIGCRYCMAGCPYGSRSFNWGDPRLGLDLGNLNPEFPTRMRGVVEKCNFCVERLAVGKLPVCVEASEGAMHFGDLMDPDSEVRKVLREKFTIRRKPSAGTEPSVYYII
- a CDS encoding FmdE family protein; translation: MNIGQYTFEEFKQKAKEFHGYPAPGLLIGGYMVEAAKARLPEGTLFEALVESGKCLPDAVQLLTLCSTGNNWMKVKLLGRYAVSLYDKFTGEGFRVAVDQEKLSKWPEIRAWFMKEKPKAEQDTDQLFKEIEEAGDTICSIRPVTVSRKYLGHGHMTSIDVCPVCGEAYPGSDGSICRGCQGEDPYESMEGALCTDDAPDLKVVPVEQAVGKQVVHDMTGIEPGESKGPITKAGDVLGIGDVCRLQRIGKFNVYDGEAVPGDEWVHENAAVKAFAGRIAGPGITYDPDPEEGKINFFAEYPGMLSIDLDALSRFNLSPDVMLATRHDGSLMPEGKGVAGARAIPLYISRDRFSRALTALGEGPVLSVLPLKPAKVGILVTGTEVFQGLIEDKFIPIISSKVIKLGCTVHMTDIVPDEREAITKAAKAMLDSGCELIVTTAGMSVDPDDVTRAALVDAGLHGDLYGVPMLPGTMTLVGKLGSAAIIGVPACALFYKTTAFDVVLPRILAGQELRRKDLARLGEGGFCMNCKTCSFPKCPFGK
- a CDS encoding DUF2318 domain-containing protein → MKGIQSMVVAAVFVLVLAGSAHAFWGFGGNDSVTAENGVVVIPVSEVSDGDAHFYSYDAGGKAVKFFVMKSNDGIIRAAFDACDVCFGEKKGYSQDGEFMVCNNCGQRFHSARINEVKGGCNPSPLARENDARNVTIKVGDLAAGAGYF
- the dsrJ gene encoding sulfate reduction electron transfer complex DsrMKJOP subunit DsrJ, which encodes MYNGFAIVAGLVIFFAMLTAPFALGTMTKQYKEPELKLPKNEKECIESTEYMRTNHMQLLNEWRDWALRDGKRTYINHKGKEFTISLQNTCLKCHTSKADFCDKCHNDAGVSPYCWDCHIQPEGLK
- a CDS encoding ABC transporter permease, producing MNILTIPLRNTRRKWVKTLLLLLVFTLGVTSIVSLNYVSRAVGGSLEKKLTAFGANILIMPRSEKLTVSYGGFALGDMALGVHDLNEAEVADKVAHIGLKERIAVVAPKLVAMAKAGNTAVGVVGVRFDREKVLKGYWAVDGAYPATDNGVLAGAKAAASLGLRPGSELTLNGTPVRVAGVLKPTGSDDDSVLFAGMDFAQAHFGKPGRVSFVEVAALCSGCPIDEIVGQLRTVLPGTDIQALQSIVKQRMYSVDFVKRLILTVSLVILFIACCMVGVTMLASVNERIKEIGLMRSLGFSRGGVFAIFCLEAVLIGLVAGAAGYAGGYALSLKVLALLDMAKDAALSFNPAHMALTGLFIVGVSVLSAFIPAWKAASVEPSEALIAL
- the dsrK gene encoding sulfate reduction electron transfer complex DsrMKJOP subunit DsrK; the protein is MSDIPKADELFKSIDYNPPLTGWMETPVDFSPGHWCYPAKPEKIEYMDKKLPGLWGEPRKWLPSDADWKLPANWKETVVNGFRERLKKFRSLQLFMDICVRCGACADKCHYFIGSGDPKNMPVLRAELMRSVYRGEFTVAGKILSKFTGSRVMEEDVLKEWFIYFYQCTQCRRCSLFCPYGIDTAEMTMMARELMHLVGLNTNWIMEPVSNCNITGNHLGIQPHAFKDIVDFMVDDIEEVTGRRVKAPLNEKGHEILFITPSGDVFADPGIYTFMGYLLLFDYLDLDYTMSTYASEGGNFGSFTNNEVMKKLNAKMYAEAERLGCKWILGGECGHMWRVVHQYMDTMTGDTQWSGMTTPKSPVTGTVFDTAAATKMLHITEFTADLIKHNKLKLDPSRNDHLRVTFHDSCNPARGMGLLEEPRYVLKHVCNNFFEMPPATIREQTFCCAGGSGLNTDEIMEIRLRGGLPRGNALRYVQEQHGVNLMACICAIDRATLIPLADYWAPGVTISGTHELVANALVLEEGEVRTMDMRQEPLPGFEDEDDDWTPPTKEDA
- the dsrP gene encoding sulfate reduction electron transfer complex DsrMKJOP subunit DsrP, which gives rise to MLELALKGSKRYYGWIAFLLVLIAIGFAAYVNQLMVGLKTTGMGRDVSWGFYISQLTYLVGLAASGVMIVLPNYFHSYKTNKHMVIFGEFMAIAACVMCLLFVIVDIGQPQRMMNMIFHPTPNSILFWDMIVINGYLFLNLLCGWTCLQADRQHLPHPKWVKPFIYTSIIWAFSIHTVTAFLYQGLPGRHYWLTAILAARFLASAFCAGPAILILVLLVTEKVTTFKMPKNALSTLVKIVMYAMCINMFFFLLEVFTAFYSNIPGHMHPLLYLFAHASTGLVTLMWTFIVFAAISITLLVTPRFRNNLKLLPWTLVLLIIATWLDKGLGLLIGGFNPTPFDTITPYWPTGKELLVSMMIYSIGALIVTVLFKIATEVKEEVGHSQRLACGCSSEDGCTCTGEEAAAEA